Proteins from a single region of Scatophagus argus isolate fScaArg1 chromosome 23, fScaArg1.pri, whole genome shotgun sequence:
- the LOC124055025 gene encoding uncharacterized protein LOC124055025 isoform X1: protein MTVDIIEFYVDLLWSLFFSALAITSLHQESGFVSVNVGNSVTLRCFYEDEVGATFYWYKQILGQNPRLVSSFYKHNKKGTFTDEFMNNQRFTLDTENGKNHLTISDLRISDSATYYCASCYAYNINFAEGITVSVKGSGLDIPVLVHQSASETIQPGGSVTLNCTVHTGTCEGEHSVYWFKRSEDSPQALIYTHGGRNDQCERRPDTQTHSCVYNLPMNSLNISHVGTYYCAVATCGHILFGNGTKLDIENEVNPPDSRLYFLSGALVFCTILVVFLTFSVYNLNKRNRCQCTAESQRASASTTTNGEGYQDADNLHYAALREYRVSRSRRQRDNTETVCVYSSVRQ from the exons ATGACTGTAGACATCATTGAATTTTATGTTGATCTTCTTtggtctcttttcttttcagctctGGCAATTACGTCTCTGCATCAGGAGAGTGGTTTTGTATCTGTTAATGTTGGAAACAGTGTGACATTACGATGTTTCTATGAAGATGAAGTTGGAGCAACATTTTATTGGTATAAACAAATACTGGGACAGAATCCAAGGCTGGTCTCTAGCTTCtataaacataacaaaaaaggCACTTTTACTGATGAATTCATGAACAACCAGCGCTTCACACTGGATACTGAAAATGGTAAAAATCACTTGACAATCTCAGATTTGCGCATTTCAGACTCAGCTACTTATTACTGCGCAAGCTGCTATGCATACAACATTAATTTTGCAGAAGGAATTACTGTCAGTGTGAAGGGTTCAGGTTTGGACATCCCAGTTTTGGTCCATCAGTCAGCATCTGAGACCATCCAGCCAGGAGGCTCTGTGACTCtgaactgtacagtacacactgggACCTGTGAGGGagaacacagtgtttactgGTTCAAAAGGTCTGAAGATTCTCCTCAAGCACTCATTTACACCCATGGAGGCAGGAATGATCAGTGTGAGAGGAGACccgacacacaaacacactcctgtgtcTACAACTTGCCGATGAACAGCCTGAATATTTCTCATGTTGGGACCTACTACTGTGCTGTTGCCACATGTGGACACATACTGTTTGGAAATGGGACCAAGCTGGACATTGAGA aTGAGGTGAACCCTCCTGACAGCCGTCTGTACTTCTTGAGTGGTGCTTTGGTATTCTGCACCATCCTGGTTGTTTTCCTGACTTTCTCAGTGTACAACCTGAACAAGAGAAACAGATGCCAATGCACAG cAGAGTCTCAAAGAGCTTCAGCTTCTACCACAACAAATGGAGAG GGTTACCAAGATGCAGACAATCTCCATTATGCTGCTTTAAGGGAGTACAGAGTCAGCAGGtcaagaagacagagagacaacactgaaactgtatgtgtgtactcCAGTGTCAGGCAGTAG
- the LOC124055025 gene encoding uncharacterized protein LOC124055025 isoform X2, with protein MTVDIIEFYVDLLWSLFFSALAITSLHQESGFVSVNVGNSVTLRCFYEDEVGATFYWYKQILGQNPRLVSSFYKHNKKGTFTDEFMNNQRFTLDTENGKNHLTISDLRISDSATYYCASCYAYNINFAEGITVSVKGSGLDIPVLVHQSASETIQPGGSVTLNCTVHTGTCEGEHSVYWFKRSEDSPQALIYTHGGRNDQCERRPDTQTHSCVYNLPMNSLNISHVGTYYCAVATCGHILFGNGTKLDIENEVNPPDSRLYFLSGALVFCTILVVFLTFSVYNLNKRNRCQCTESQRASASTTTNGEGYQDADNLHYAALREYRVSRSRRQRDNTETVCVYSSVRQ; from the exons ATGACTGTAGACATCATTGAATTTTATGTTGATCTTCTTtggtctcttttcttttcagctctGGCAATTACGTCTCTGCATCAGGAGAGTGGTTTTGTATCTGTTAATGTTGGAAACAGTGTGACATTACGATGTTTCTATGAAGATGAAGTTGGAGCAACATTTTATTGGTATAAACAAATACTGGGACAGAATCCAAGGCTGGTCTCTAGCTTCtataaacataacaaaaaaggCACTTTTACTGATGAATTCATGAACAACCAGCGCTTCACACTGGATACTGAAAATGGTAAAAATCACTTGACAATCTCAGATTTGCGCATTTCAGACTCAGCTACTTATTACTGCGCAAGCTGCTATGCATACAACATTAATTTTGCAGAAGGAATTACTGTCAGTGTGAAGGGTTCAGGTTTGGACATCCCAGTTTTGGTCCATCAGTCAGCATCTGAGACCATCCAGCCAGGAGGCTCTGTGACTCtgaactgtacagtacacactgggACCTGTGAGGGagaacacagtgtttactgGTTCAAAAGGTCTGAAGATTCTCCTCAAGCACTCATTTACACCCATGGAGGCAGGAATGATCAGTGTGAGAGGAGACccgacacacaaacacactcctgtgtcTACAACTTGCCGATGAACAGCCTGAATATTTCTCATGTTGGGACCTACTACTGTGCTGTTGCCACATGTGGACACATACTGTTTGGAAATGGGACCAAGCTGGACATTGAGA aTGAGGTGAACCCTCCTGACAGCCGTCTGTACTTCTTGAGTGGTGCTTTGGTATTCTGCACCATCCTGGTTGTTTTCCTGACTTTCTCAGTGTACAACCTGAACAAGAGAAACAGATGCCAATGCACAG AGTCTCAAAGAGCTTCAGCTTCTACCACAACAAATGGAGAG GGTTACCAAGATGCAGACAATCTCCATTATGCTGCTTTAAGGGAGTACAGAGTCAGCAGGtcaagaagacagagagacaacactgaaactgtatgtgtgtactcCAGTGTCAGGCAGTAG
- the LOC124055025 gene encoding uncharacterized protein LOC124055025 isoform X4 — protein MTSPRFALYLTCLCLWRMALAITSLHQESGFVSVNVGNSVTLRCFYEDEVGATFYWYKQILGQNPRLVSSFYKHNKKGTFTDEFMNNQRFTLDTENGKNHLTISDLRISDSATYYCASCYAYNINFAEGITVSVKGSGLDIPVLVHQSASETIQPGGSVTLNCTVHTGTCEGEHSVYWFKRSEDSPQALIYTHGGRNDQCERRPDTQTHSCVYNLPMNSLNISHVGTYYCAVATCGHILFGNGTKLDIENEVNPPDSRLYFLSGALVFCTILVVFLTFSVYNLNKRNRCQCTESQRASASTTTNGEGYQDADNLHYAALREYRVSRSRRQRDNTETVCVYSSVRQ, from the exons ATGACATCTCCGAGGTTTGCTTTATACCTGACTTGTCTGTGCTTGTGGAGAATGG ctctGGCAATTACGTCTCTGCATCAGGAGAGTGGTTTTGTATCTGTTAATGTTGGAAACAGTGTGACATTACGATGTTTCTATGAAGATGAAGTTGGAGCAACATTTTATTGGTATAAACAAATACTGGGACAGAATCCAAGGCTGGTCTCTAGCTTCtataaacataacaaaaaaggCACTTTTACTGATGAATTCATGAACAACCAGCGCTTCACACTGGATACTGAAAATGGTAAAAATCACTTGACAATCTCAGATTTGCGCATTTCAGACTCAGCTACTTATTACTGCGCAAGCTGCTATGCATACAACATTAATTTTGCAGAAGGAATTACTGTCAGTGTGAAGGGTTCAGGTTTGGACATCCCAGTTTTGGTCCATCAGTCAGCATCTGAGACCATCCAGCCAGGAGGCTCTGTGACTCtgaactgtacagtacacactgggACCTGTGAGGGagaacacagtgtttactgGTTCAAAAGGTCTGAAGATTCTCCTCAAGCACTCATTTACACCCATGGAGGCAGGAATGATCAGTGTGAGAGGAGACccgacacacaaacacactcctgtgtcTACAACTTGCCGATGAACAGCCTGAATATTTCTCATGTTGGGACCTACTACTGTGCTGTTGCCACATGTGGACACATACTGTTTGGAAATGGGACCAAGCTGGACATTGAGA aTGAGGTGAACCCTCCTGACAGCCGTCTGTACTTCTTGAGTGGTGCTTTGGTATTCTGCACCATCCTGGTTGTTTTCCTGACTTTCTCAGTGTACAACCTGAACAAGAGAAACAGATGCCAATGCACAG AGTCTCAAAGAGCTTCAGCTTCTACCACAACAAATGGAGAG GGTTACCAAGATGCAGACAATCTCCATTATGCTGCTTTAAGGGAGTACAGAGTCAGCAGGtcaagaagacagagagacaacactgaaactgtatgtgtgtactcCAGTGTCAGGCAGTAG
- the LOC124055025 gene encoding uncharacterized protein LOC124055025 isoform X3, producing MTSPRFALYLTCLCLWRMALAITSLHQESGFVSVNVGNSVTLRCFYEDEVGATFYWYKQILGQNPRLVSSFYKHNKKGTFTDEFMNNQRFTLDTENGKNHLTISDLRISDSATYYCASCYAYNINFAEGITVSVKGSGLDIPVLVHQSASETIQPGGSVTLNCTVHTGTCEGEHSVYWFKRSEDSPQALIYTHGGRNDQCERRPDTQTHSCVYNLPMNSLNISHVGTYYCAVATCGHILFGNGTKLDIENEVNPPDSRLYFLSGALVFCTILVVFLTFSVYNLNKRNRCQCTAESQRASASTTTNGEGYQDADNLHYAALREYRVSRSRRQRDNTETVCVYSSVRQ from the exons ATGACATCTCCGAGGTTTGCTTTATACCTGACTTGTCTGTGCTTGTGGAGAATGG ctctGGCAATTACGTCTCTGCATCAGGAGAGTGGTTTTGTATCTGTTAATGTTGGAAACAGTGTGACATTACGATGTTTCTATGAAGATGAAGTTGGAGCAACATTTTATTGGTATAAACAAATACTGGGACAGAATCCAAGGCTGGTCTCTAGCTTCtataaacataacaaaaaaggCACTTTTACTGATGAATTCATGAACAACCAGCGCTTCACACTGGATACTGAAAATGGTAAAAATCACTTGACAATCTCAGATTTGCGCATTTCAGACTCAGCTACTTATTACTGCGCAAGCTGCTATGCATACAACATTAATTTTGCAGAAGGAATTACTGTCAGTGTGAAGGGTTCAGGTTTGGACATCCCAGTTTTGGTCCATCAGTCAGCATCTGAGACCATCCAGCCAGGAGGCTCTGTGACTCtgaactgtacagtacacactgggACCTGTGAGGGagaacacagtgtttactgGTTCAAAAGGTCTGAAGATTCTCCTCAAGCACTCATTTACACCCATGGAGGCAGGAATGATCAGTGTGAGAGGAGACccgacacacaaacacactcctgtgtcTACAACTTGCCGATGAACAGCCTGAATATTTCTCATGTTGGGACCTACTACTGTGCTGTTGCCACATGTGGACACATACTGTTTGGAAATGGGACCAAGCTGGACATTGAGA aTGAGGTGAACCCTCCTGACAGCCGTCTGTACTTCTTGAGTGGTGCTTTGGTATTCTGCACCATCCTGGTTGTTTTCCTGACTTTCTCAGTGTACAACCTGAACAAGAGAAACAGATGCCAATGCACAG cAGAGTCTCAAAGAGCTTCAGCTTCTACCACAACAAATGGAGAG GGTTACCAAGATGCAGACAATCTCCATTATGCTGCTTTAAGGGAGTACAGAGTCAGCAGGtcaagaagacagagagacaacactgaaactgtatgtgtgtactcCAGTGTCAGGCAGTAG